Proteins encoded within one genomic window of Candidatus Berkiella cookevillensis:
- a CDS encoding nitrilase-related carbon-nitrogen hydrolase, which yields MQKNHSNDCIIALIQVASIASVEQQLERVEYYLAKAQQAKAQLVVLPEEFLTLHLSPVEKLSLQETFEKGPLQQKIKQLAQKYKLWIVAGTLPIKSENKERFYSSCLVFNPEGEIKARYDKIHLFDVEIEGGKETYLESAYVVPGNNIVTLKLPFAHIGLAICYDLRFPELFRAMVNHGTDIFILPSAFTIRTGEKHWETLIKARAIENLSFFLACNHVGLRKNGEGTYGHSMVIDPWGEKIDGLIQSEGMVVASLDLKSLRQLRQKFPALSHQQKFISI from the coding sequence GTGCAAAAAAATCATTCGAATGACTGCATTATCGCATTGATTCAGGTTGCAAGCATTGCAAGTGTAGAACAACAACTTGAACGAGTAGAGTATTATCTGGCTAAAGCGCAGCAAGCAAAAGCACAATTGGTTGTATTGCCTGAAGAGTTTTTGACTTTGCACCTAAGTCCAGTAGAGAAATTAAGTCTGCAAGAAACTTTTGAAAAAGGGCCGCTCCAACAAAAAATCAAACAGCTGGCTCAAAAGTATAAATTGTGGATTGTAGCGGGTACTTTGCCTATCAAAAGTGAAAACAAAGAGAGATTTTATTCTTCTTGTCTTGTTTTTAATCCTGAAGGTGAGATTAAAGCACGTTACGATAAAATTCATTTATTTGATGTGGAAATTGAGGGTGGTAAAGAGACTTATTTAGAATCTGCTTATGTTGTCCCTGGTAACAATATTGTTACATTGAAGCTTCCTTTTGCGCATATAGGTTTAGCGATTTGCTATGATTTGCGCTTCCCTGAATTATTTCGCGCAATGGTTAATCATGGTACAGATATTTTTATTTTGCCATCTGCCTTTACCATTCGAACAGGTGAAAAACATTGGGAAACCTTGATTAAAGCAAGAGCAATTGAAAATTTGAGTTTCTTTTTGGCTTGTAATCATGTTGGGCTTAGAAAAAATGGTGAGGGCACCTACGGGCATTCTATGGTCATTGATCCTTGGGGAGAGAAAATTGATGGCTTGATACAGAGTGAGGGAATGGTGGTTGCTAGCCTTGATCTTAAGTCACTGAGACAGTTACGTCAGAAATTTCCTGCGCTCAGTCATCAGCAGAAATTTATTAGCATTTAA
- a CDS encoding aminotransferase class I/II-fold pyridoxal phosphate-dependent enzyme, translated as MSAKQCYQNFLNKQREQHLLRGIPANIKYDLDFSNNDYLHFSQHPSIIQAAQQALALYGSGSKASRLITHQQSAVLALESLIAKDKHSEKALAFCSGFQANVSVLAAVLDKKILGGAPLVFCDKLNHASLHLGCELAGVKQIRYRHLDMNHLEWQLKKHASTSNIRFIISESVFGMDGDIADLSTLIRLAKDYNALLYIDEAHSTGLFGPNGYGHSTEFPGEIDMIMGTFSKALGCFGAYVACSQTLYSYLLNRCQGLIYTTLMPPVQLATMQAAWELVPTAQKQVQALFELADYLRENLSLEGFDIGNSQTNIVPIRLHDPKQVLNYQQKLSDQGIAVAAIRPPSVMPLESRLRIALSLRHQKKDIDMLFNALKSLQQQG; from the coding sequence ATGTCAGCAAAACAATGCTACCAAAATTTCTTAAACAAACAACGAGAACAACATTTACTGCGTGGCATTCCTGCTAATATTAAATACGATCTTGATTTTAGCAATAATGATTATTTACATTTTAGCCAACACCCAAGCATCATCCAAGCAGCGCAACAAGCATTGGCTCTGTATGGCTCAGGTAGCAAAGCTTCACGCCTCATCACACATCAACAAAGCGCAGTACTTGCATTAGAATCGCTGATCGCAAAAGATAAACACAGCGAAAAAGCGCTCGCTTTTTGTAGTGGTTTTCAAGCAAATGTTTCTGTCTTAGCGGCTGTCTTAGATAAAAAAATACTTGGCGGGGCACCACTTGTCTTTTGCGATAAACTGAATCATGCCAGTTTACATTTGGGCTGCGAATTAGCCGGTGTAAAACAAATCCGTTATAGACACTTGGATATGAATCACCTTGAATGGCAATTAAAAAAGCACGCAAGCACTTCAAATATCCGCTTTATCATCAGTGAATCTGTCTTTGGTATGGATGGAGATATCGCTGATTTATCCACATTGATTCGTTTAGCCAAAGACTATAATGCCTTACTCTATATTGATGAGGCGCATTCTACAGGTTTGTTTGGCCCCAATGGTTATGGTCATAGTACTGAATTCCCAGGTGAGATTGATATGATTATGGGAACTTTTAGCAAAGCATTAGGATGCTTTGGCGCCTATGTTGCCTGCTCACAAACCCTTTACAGCTATTTACTCAATCGTTGCCAAGGGCTTATCTATACAACACTGATGCCCCCCGTTCAATTAGCGACGATGCAAGCCGCTTGGGAGTTAGTACCCACTGCACAAAAGCAAGTACAAGCCTTATTTGAATTAGCTGATTATTTACGTGAAAATTTATCTCTTGAAGGCTTTGATATAGGAAATAGCCAAACAAATATTGTCCCCATTCGTTTGCACGATCCCAAACAAGTTTTAAATTATCAACAAAAATTAAGCGACCAAGGAATTGCGGTCGCCGCTATCCGCCCTCCTTCGGTGATGCCTTTGGAAAGTAGACTTCGAATTGCTTTATCGCTAAGACACCAGAAAAAAGACATAGATATGCTCTTCAATGCTTTAAAATCACTTCAACAACAAGGCTGA
- a CDS encoding YhdP family protein, producing MGIIARRIIKFSYKICASGVIILAASYGAVYLGVQHPKTQYYIQDRLNQQLPVSVHFDALNFKWHGIYPGFSARNVQISRLEKPFNTPADLEISEVHGYFNLPLFFWKNKSFINELSLVGTQLSLETDDFIKYHVKDLPQFDFSFDEKKAGSWIKHFRLQNSDVIVKHPKQNYVFTQTDILLSLDQTESVLGHATYISERPCFLNFRHYTSAKNNEHHWTISAFGSLDSVNDIIAAHNPELKDKINVAGDVHAIAKITQTPARTDLYVQTNVKSFAASYNEKILSSPVLEATLVGQKTATGWNLATKALHVENVKLNDQPISSLEEVELVVDYQKQSEQDAIWHVQASHLPVVLIKEAKNFYHDTFPDFDLTTGIINYLDLKLQSQRDAWKLLKCNADVEQLSARYLDDINIAHLSGLVTFEENKGRMSLNSKDVHFSKNKWFGQDLVFDSIDGLLFVENKENKTILSSKQLNLAIDKTDINAKFELAIPYSAENKNQSSSILDLVVDFENLPVASVKDYLPTKVLHTELNEWLSHSLQSGTVQQGAVVFRGALHDFPFDKAEGIFQVNAHLVNMGFKFSPDWPQLDSDSIDVVFRNRAFYAQAGTSMLMEVPIQKVEAVIPDLTAHPAVLRTQLSARSQLPKGVDVINHSPLKEKVGSTLNAFDLKGDMALNLDLIIPLSKEKIHSEKEGIKVKGTVDTQDAELSFQQQNITVKKLRGQTAFTENTISAKHLVGDLWGLPSEFSLNSELKEDSITHIHAKGLVDVSKVLSADDIFRKDISGVTEYSADFHVNGFNEEQSGNFVIYSDLKGVELALPAPFEKKKDDKFKIEIQGILQPDKINHYMIQSPSYHLALSYNTEKAEQKEWLGGHLYCGTEALAKLRQDKKFLINGSIDHLDAKKVFDKIDASQLKQSKSSSLVSPIVDLTVQALDVLGLPIKDAKIEAQYDQALDNFQFYIQSEEVTGFITVPNEDSARTIVVDLEKVIIPETFVATMVEDVDTKTTDIEKNPLLKKPLEIRIKHLNYKTKIFKSIHAQLEPTTYGYHIKNFDLNLMNSVVQSSGYWHYLSGSSQVDITGTMNTNNISTLMNALGMKGTLKKAKGNIDFALSWEGYPFDVKLPSLSGEIKFNLRDGVIQGLNPGFGRILSLLNIDNIRRRLNLDFSDVTKEGMTFDSLSGSIHMLEGIVHSDRVLLESASVKIETTLRTSVKDQYLNGHLNVMPNLTGSLPIAAAIAAGNPAVGAAVWVMDKLFGKQIQEINRYEYRLMGTWENPKIEEMNVNKSVRR from the coding sequence TTGGGTATAATAGCAAGAAGAATAATAAAATTCTCTTATAAAATATGTGCAAGCGGTGTCATTATACTTGCTGCGTCTTATGGTGCGGTTTATTTGGGGGTTCAGCATCCTAAAACTCAATATTATATTCAGGATAGGCTCAATCAACAGTTACCTGTATCGGTGCATTTTGATGCCCTTAATTTTAAATGGCATGGTATATATCCTGGCTTTTCTGCGAGAAATGTTCAAATATCCCGCTTAGAAAAACCATTCAATACACCTGCAGATTTAGAGATAAGTGAGGTACATGGTTATTTTAATCTTCCATTATTTTTTTGGAAGAATAAATCATTTATCAATGAACTCAGTTTGGTTGGAACGCAGTTAAGCTTAGAAACAGATGATTTTATTAAATATCATGTGAAAGATTTGCCTCAATTTGATTTTTCTTTCGATGAGAAGAAAGCGGGTAGCTGGATTAAACATTTTCGTTTACAAAACAGCGATGTGATAGTCAAACACCCAAAGCAAAATTATGTGTTTACACAAACGGATATTCTGCTTTCACTTGATCAAACAGAATCCGTTTTAGGGCATGCGACCTATATTTCTGAAAGGCCTTGTTTCCTCAATTTTAGACATTATACAAGCGCCAAAAATAATGAGCATCATTGGACTATAAGTGCATTTGGTAGTTTAGACAGCGTAAATGATATTATTGCCGCCCACAATCCTGAATTAAAAGACAAAATTAATGTTGCGGGAGATGTGCATGCGATTGCAAAGATAACTCAAACACCAGCGCGTACTGATCTCTATGTGCAGACAAATGTTAAATCTTTTGCCGCATCTTATAACGAAAAAATCCTAAGCAGTCCAGTATTAGAAGCAACGCTCGTTGGGCAAAAAACGGCAACCGGTTGGAATCTTGCAACCAAAGCTTTGCATGTTGAAAATGTAAAATTAAATGATCAGCCTATTTCAAGTTTAGAAGAAGTAGAGTTGGTTGTTGATTATCAAAAGCAGTCTGAACAAGATGCAATATGGCATGTTCAAGCAAGTCATTTGCCAGTTGTGCTTATTAAAGAAGCTAAAAATTTTTATCATGATACTTTTCCAGATTTTGATTTAACAACGGGTATTATTAACTACTTAGATTTAAAGCTTCAGTCTCAACGAGATGCTTGGAAATTACTAAAATGTAATGCTGATGTTGAACAGCTCAGCGCTCGTTATCTCGACGATATAAATATTGCGCATCTAAGCGGTTTAGTTACTTTCGAAGAAAATAAAGGGAGAATGAGTCTCAATAGCAAAGATGTGCATTTTTCAAAGAATAAATGGTTTGGTCAAGATCTTGTTTTTGATAGCATTGATGGATTGCTGTTCGTTGAAAATAAAGAGAATAAAACAATACTGTCAAGCAAGCAATTGAATTTGGCAATAGATAAGACAGATATAAATGCTAAGTTTGAACTTGCGATACCATATTCAGCAGAAAATAAAAATCAATCCTCATCTATTTTAGATTTGGTAGTGGATTTTGAAAATTTACCTGTTGCTTCAGTCAAGGATTATTTACCCACTAAAGTTTTACATACTGAGCTGAATGAATGGTTATCGCACAGCTTACAGAGCGGTACTGTTCAACAAGGCGCTGTTGTCTTTCGCGGTGCCTTACATGATTTTCCTTTTGACAAGGCAGAGGGTATTTTTCAAGTGAATGCACACCTTGTAAATATGGGATTCAAATTCTCACCAGATTGGCCGCAGCTTGATAGTGATAGCATTGATGTCGTATTTCGTAATCGTGCATTTTATGCGCAAGCAGGTACATCCATGTTAATGGAAGTTCCTATTCAGAAAGTAGAGGCAGTCATTCCTGATTTGACAGCGCATCCTGCTGTTTTGCGCACGCAGTTATCTGCTAGAAGCCAGCTACCCAAAGGCGTTGATGTCATTAACCATTCTCCTTTAAAAGAAAAGGTTGGTAGTACCTTAAATGCTTTTGATCTCAAAGGAGATATGGCTTTAAATCTAGATTTGATCATACCACTGAGCAAAGAAAAAATTCATTCCGAGAAAGAGGGGATCAAAGTAAAAGGCACCGTTGATACGCAAGATGCAGAACTTAGTTTTCAGCAGCAGAATATTACTGTTAAAAAGTTACGTGGGCAAACAGCTTTTACTGAAAACACAATTTCAGCTAAACATTTGGTAGGAGACCTTTGGGGGCTTCCTTCAGAATTTAGTTTAAATTCAGAATTAAAAGAAGACTCAATTACGCACATACATGCAAAAGGTTTGGTTGATGTTAGCAAAGTGCTCAGTGCAGATGATATCTTCAGAAAAGATATCAGCGGTGTGACTGAATACTCAGCTGATTTTCATGTCAATGGTTTTAATGAAGAACAATCGGGGAATTTTGTTATTTATTCTGATTTAAAAGGGGTAGAACTTGCTTTACCTGCACCGTTTGAAAAGAAGAAAGACGATAAATTTAAGATTGAAATTCAAGGTATTTTACAGCCTGATAAAATAAATCATTATATGATTCAATCCCCCTCTTATCATCTGGCCTTAAGTTACAATACAGAAAAAGCAGAGCAAAAAGAGTGGTTAGGTGGTCATTTGTATTGCGGTACTGAAGCGCTTGCGAAATTAAGACAAGATAAAAAATTTCTTATCAATGGTAGCATTGATCATTTAGATGCAAAAAAAGTATTTGATAAAATAGATGCTTCTCAATTAAAACAAAGCAAATCATCTTCTCTTGTTTCACCTATTGTCGACCTGACGGTACAAGCACTGGATGTATTAGGTTTGCCGATAAAAGATGCAAAAATAGAAGCACAATATGATCAAGCATTAGATAATTTTCAATTTTATATCCAATCAGAAGAGGTTACAGGTTTTATAACCGTTCCAAATGAAGATTCAGCACGCACCATCGTTGTTGATTTGGAAAAAGTAATTATTCCTGAGACTTTTGTTGCCACAATGGTTGAGGATGTGGATACCAAGACTACAGACATAGAGAAAAATCCATTACTTAAAAAGCCACTTGAAATTAGAATTAAACATTTAAATTATAAAACTAAAATTTTCAAATCAATCCATGCGCAACTTGAACCGACAACCTATGGTTACCATATCAAAAATTTTGACCTGAATTTAATGAATTCTGTTGTGCAATCTTCGGGCTACTGGCATTACTTGTCTGGAAGTAGTCAAGTTGATATCACTGGCACAATGAATACTAACAATATTAGCACTCTAATGAATGCATTAGGAATGAAGGGGACGCTGAAAAAAGCTAAAGGTAATATTGATTTTGCCCTGAGTTGGGAAGGATATCCTTTCGATGTAAAACTGCCCTCATTAAGTGGCGAAATAAAGTTTAATTTGCGAGATGGCGTTATCCAAGGACTGAATCCAGGATTTGGTAGAATTTTAAGTTTGTTAAATATTGATAATATTCGTCGTCGACTCAATTTAGACTTTAGTGATGTTACCAAAGAAGGTATGACCTTTGATTCGCTCTCAGGTAGCATTCATATGTTAGAAGGTATTGTGCACTCTGATAGGGTGTTATTAGAGTCGGCTTCCGTTAAAATTGAGACAACGCTGAGAACCAGTGTTAAAGATCAATATTTAAATGGGCATTTAAATGTTATGCCTAATTTGACTGGCAGCCTACCGATTGCCGCAGCTATTGCCGCGGGAAATCCTGCAGTAGGTGCTGCTGTTTGGGTCATGGATAAATTGTTTGGGAAACAAATCCAAGAAATCAACCGTTATGAGTATCGATTAATGGGTACTTGGGAAAATCCAAAAATTGAAGAAATGAATGTTAATAAATCTGTGAGGCGTTAG
- the tldD gene encoding metalloprotease TldD translates to MNTSLQQAKKGLLEPAGLTETDLEHVLGTVLGREVEYADLYFQSAHHESFSLEDGIVKEGSHSIDHGVGVRAISGDQTGFAYSDDIILPALTQAAQASCMIAKRGKGSSVQVWQRNDRLSPLYVPTDPISSITVDEKVALLRKLDSYVRAKDSRVSQVMVSLSGVFETILVVASDGTLAADIRPLVRLNVSVVVTANDRRETGSYGGGQRSGYEYFLEEDRAFGYADEALRQALVNLDADDAPAGTMPVVLGPGWPGVLLHEAVGHGLEGDFNRKESSTFSNRIGELVASPLCTIVDDGTLLNRRGSLTIDDEGTPTQRTVLIENGILKGYMQDKLNAKLMKQAPTGNGRRESFGHVTMPRMTNTFMLPGKHTPEEIIASVEKGLYAVSFSGGSVDITSGKFVFSANEAYLIENGKITRPVKGATLIGDGPEVMSRISMVGNDLKLDSGIGTCGKEGQSVPVGVGQPTLKVNDMTVGGTKRS, encoded by the coding sequence ATGAACACCTCATTACAACAAGCAAAAAAAGGCCTATTAGAGCCTGCCGGTTTAACAGAAACAGATCTTGAACATGTTTTAGGCACAGTGCTGGGTAGAGAAGTAGAATATGCTGACTTATATTTTCAAAGTGCGCACCATGAATCTTTTTCATTAGAAGATGGTATTGTGAAAGAAGGAAGCCATAGCATTGATCATGGCGTCGGTGTTCGTGCCATCAGTGGTGATCAAACAGGTTTTGCCTACTCAGATGATATTATTTTGCCGGCTTTAACTCAAGCCGCACAAGCTTCTTGTATGATTGCTAAAAGAGGTAAGGGTAGCAGTGTTCAGGTTTGGCAGAGAAACGATCGGCTGTCGCCGTTGTACGTACCAACCGATCCCATTTCATCTATTACGGTAGATGAAAAGGTCGCTTTGTTGCGTAAATTAGATAGCTATGTGAGAGCCAAAGATTCACGCGTTAGCCAGGTCATGGTGAGTTTAAGTGGTGTTTTTGAAACCATTTTAGTTGTCGCTAGCGATGGCACCTTAGCCGCCGATATTCGACCTTTGGTGCGATTAAATGTTTCAGTGGTTGTAACGGCAAATGATCGCCGTGAAACAGGTAGCTATGGTGGTGGGCAGCGCTCTGGTTATGAATATTTTCTCGAAGAGGATAGAGCTTTTGGTTATGCCGATGAAGCATTGCGCCAAGCACTGGTGAATTTGGATGCGGACGATGCACCAGCGGGTACAATGCCCGTCGTTTTAGGCCCTGGCTGGCCAGGCGTATTGTTGCATGAGGCTGTGGGGCATGGCTTAGAAGGTGATTTTAATCGCAAGGAAAGCTCTACTTTTAGTAATCGCATTGGAGAGCTTGTTGCCTCTCCGCTTTGTACCATTGTAGATGATGGTACTTTGCTGAATCGTCGTGGTTCTTTGACCATTGATGATGAAGGCACACCTACGCAAAGAACGGTTTTGATTGAGAATGGCATTCTCAAAGGCTATATGCAAGATAAGCTCAATGCGAAATTGATGAAGCAAGCACCTACTGGCAATGGCAGAAGAGAATCTTTTGGGCATGTCACAATGCCACGTATGACCAATACCTTTATGTTACCTGGCAAGCATACACCGGAAGAAATTATTGCTTCTGTAGAGAAAGGCTTGTATGCCGTAAGCTTTAGTGGTGGTTCTGTCGATATCACCTCTGGTAAGTTTGTGTTCTCTGCAAATGAAGCTTATTTGATTGAAAATGGCAAAATCACCAGACCTGTTAAAGGGGCTACTTTGATTGGGGATGGGCCTGAAGTGATGTCGCGTATTTCCATGGTTGGAAATGATCTTAAATTAGATTCGGGTATTGGGACTTGTGGTAAAGAAGGGCAGAGTGTTCCTGTTGGGGTTGGTCAGCCTACCTTGAAGGTAAATGACATGACGGTTGGCGGTACAAAGCGATCTTAG
- the pmbA gene encoding metalloprotease PmbA, producing the protein MTASLPSKLSELVDEKKYQKIVADMLAIAKQKGAEQTEVAAFFQQGLSINVRQQKVETLEFNRDKAVGITVYIDQRKGSVSTTDISQASIESAVQKAIDLAKYTEKDDCAGLAEKEDLAKHYPDLKLYHPWDVSIEECIERTKACEQSALSYDERISNSEGASFSSNQGYHIHANSDGFMGSYPTSRHSLSCVVIAKGNDNMVRDYDYTISRKAEGLEEASQIGRNAAKRTVDRMNARKIPTGKVAVIYDARMAQSLIGSFLSAISGGPLFRKTSFLLDSMGKQIFPSHINLEEKPHLLEALGSAPYDSNGVATRDKFFLKDGRVENYVLGAYSARKLKMKNTGNAGGVHNLHISTSDQDLASLCKEMGTGFLVTELMGQGVNMVTGDYSRGASGYWIENGEIQFPVHEVTVAANLKDVFKNIVKIGNDIERRGNILTGSMLIESMMVAGT; encoded by the coding sequence ATGACAGCATCATTACCTAGCAAATTATCAGAACTTGTAGATGAGAAAAAATATCAGAAAATTGTTGCTGATATGCTTGCCATTGCGAAACAAAAGGGGGCAGAACAAACGGAAGTTGCAGCTTTTTTTCAGCAAGGTTTATCTATTAATGTAAGGCAACAGAAGGTAGAAACTTTAGAGTTTAACCGTGATAAAGCCGTTGGAATAACGGTTTATATTGATCAAAGAAAAGGCTCTGTGAGTACGACAGATATTTCACAAGCATCTATCGAGTCAGCTGTGCAAAAAGCCATAGACTTAGCAAAATATACTGAAAAAGATGATTGTGCTGGTTTGGCAGAAAAAGAAGATTTAGCAAAGCACTATCCAGATTTAAAATTATATCATCCTTGGGATGTGAGTATTGAAGAATGTATAGAGCGGACAAAGGCGTGTGAGCAATCTGCTTTATCTTATGATGAGCGTATTAGCAACAGCGAAGGCGCAAGTTTTAGTTCTAATCAAGGTTACCATATTCATGCAAACTCAGATGGTTTTATGGGTTCTTACCCTACGAGTCGCCATAGCTTATCCTGTGTTGTGATTGCAAAGGGCAATGACAATATGGTGCGTGATTATGACTATACAATCTCCAGAAAAGCAGAAGGTTTGGAAGAGGCATCGCAGATTGGTAGAAATGCAGCAAAACGTACTGTTGATCGCATGAATGCACGTAAAATACCAACAGGGAAAGTGGCAGTAATCTATGATGCTCGTATGGCACAATCTTTGATTGGCTCATTTTTAAGTGCTATTTCAGGAGGCCCTTTATTTAGGAAAACATCCTTCTTACTAGATAGCATGGGCAAACAGATTTTTCCTTCTCATATCAATTTGGAAGAAAAACCACATTTATTAGAGGCATTGGGTAGTGCGCCTTATGATAGCAACGGTGTGGCAACACGAGATAAGTTTTTTCTAAAAGATGGCCGCGTTGAAAATTATGTATTAGGTGCATATTCTGCGCGAAAGCTGAAAATGAAAAATACAGGCAATGCCGGTGGCGTACATAACTTGCACATTAGCACGAGTGATCAAGATTTGGCTTCATTGTGCAAAGAAATGGGTACTGGCTTTCTCGTCACGGAATTGATGGGGCAAGGTGTCAATATGGTTACGGGTGATTATTCACGTGGTGCAAGTGGGTATTGGATTGAAAATGGCGAAATTCAATTTCCTGTCCATGAAGTAACGGTTGCAGCAAACTTAAAAGATGTCTTTAAGAATATTGTCAAAATTGGTAATGATATTGAAAGAAGAGGCAATATTCTCACAGGCTCTATGTTGATAGAAAGTATGATGGTGGCAGGTACTTAA
- a CDS encoding DUF948 domain-containing protein produces the protein MTLTQISNFIKAQLKQPENKYSLLIAAISAVTIATYTSFTLLPALVAVALSGACSYLTIIGARYITELLTNIKNISIHIDQTVESVNARVNESKQTLEEANKLLKEASASVTKVINEVTPLAEEAKKTIAQTNAIIQDVNKKHLPKILNQTDDLVKTVSRVATNIDETHMPKLLKQTGTMVQTLTDLSKTVNEVHVPKLLKQTGTMVQTITTLSQKIDETHMPKLLKQTGAMVQTLTDLSKTVNEVHVPRLLEQTGIVVKTVADLSKKVDEVHMPALLQQTGTIVETLTNLSKDVNEVHVPRLLEQTGIVVKTVADLSKKVDEVHMPALLQQTGTIVETLTNLSKDVNEVHVPRLLEQTGILTKALNQVATNIDQKHVPEITQKINEMLQKLIQIGENVNGATDTVSTLAMPATLTAKAVRGTGNALYSGGASIVRGIGSIFGGGGEEESSESEISDEEEDEALKNAPESEAELLAKDGVLIAEHQSNLLQKTSEQEKAQDDCQRAEHKDEISTEDLREKVLDQSPSLFSRTVGWMFNRKDKTPSVSVNTPSDDEDTDKLDDSSQLNASSPRARRLSLSSSSDDG, from the coding sequence ATGACATTAACGCAGATCTCAAATTTCATCAAAGCACAATTAAAACAACCTGAAAACAAATATTCTCTCTTAATCGCGGCGATTTCCGCAGTAACCATTGCTACTTATACTAGTTTTACACTCTTACCTGCATTGGTAGCTGTTGCATTGAGTGGCGCATGCAGTTACTTAACAATTATAGGGGCTCGCTATATCACAGAACTTTTAACCAACATTAAAAATATATCTATTCACATCGATCAAACTGTAGAAAGTGTAAATGCACGCGTCAATGAATCAAAGCAAACCTTAGAAGAAGCCAATAAATTATTGAAAGAAGCCAGTGCTTCGGTCACAAAAGTAATCAATGAAGTCACGCCTTTGGCAGAAGAAGCAAAAAAGACAATTGCGCAGACAAACGCCATTATTCAAGATGTTAATAAAAAACATCTACCTAAAATATTGAATCAAACGGATGATTTGGTAAAAACGGTTAGCAGAGTTGCTACGAACATAGATGAAACCCATATGCCAAAACTCTTAAAACAAACGGGTACAATGGTTCAAACACTCACTGATTTGAGTAAAACTGTTAATGAAGTGCATGTCCCTAAGTTATTAAAGCAAACCGGAACAATGGTTCAAACCATTACTACACTCAGCCAGAAAATTGATGAAACGCATATGCCAAAACTCTTAAAACAAACGGGTGCAATGGTTCAAACACTCACTGATTTGAGTAAAACTGTTAATGAAGTGCATGTGCCTAGATTATTAGAACAAACCGGCATCGTGGTTAAGACCGTTGCTGACCTCAGCAAAAAAGTTGATGAAGTACATATGCCTGCGCTCTTACAACAGACAGGAACCATCGTAGAAACACTCACCAATTTAAGTAAAGACGTCAATGAAGTGCATGTGCCTAGATTATTAGAACAAACCGGCATCGTGGTTAAGACCGTTGCTGACCTCAGCAAAAAAGTTGATGAAGTACATATGCCTGCGCTCTTACAACAGACAGGAACCATCGTAGAAACACTCACCAATTTAAGTAAAGACGTCAATGAAGTGCATGTGCCTAGATTATTAGAACAAACTGGCATCTTAACAAAGGCACTAAATCAAGTAGCCACAAATATCGATCAAAAACATGTACCAGAAATAACTCAAAAAATTAATGAAATGCTTCAAAAGCTCATTCAAATTGGAGAAAATGTAAACGGCGCAACAGATACTGTTAGCACCCTTGCCATGCCAGCCACGCTTACAGCAAAAGCAGTGCGTGGCACAGGGAATGCACTTTACAGTGGTGGCGCATCCATTGTGCGTGGTATCGGTAGTATATTTGGTGGTGGTGGAGAAGAAGAATCTTCTGAGAGTGAGATCTCAGATGAAGAAGAGGATGAGGCCTTAAAAAATGCACCTGAAAGCGAAGCAGAACTATTAGCTAAGGATGGCGTGCTTATAGCAGAACATCAAAGCAATTTATTGCAAAAAACAAGCGAGCAAGAGAAAGCCCAAGACGATTGCCAAAGAGCGGAACATAAAGATGAAATATCTACCGAAGATCTTCGAGAGAAAGTGCTTGATCAATCACCCAGCCTATTTTCTCGAACCGTCGGCTGGATGTTTAATAGAAAAGATAAAACGCCTAGTGTTTCTGTCAATACACCTTCTGACGATGAAGATACAGACAAATTAGACGACTCATCGCAATTAAATGCGTCCTCACCTCGCGCTAGAAGATTATCCTTATCTTCCAGCAGTGATGATGGCTAA